The Halomonas sp. KG2 genome segment TATCGACACATCAAACTGGCTAGCTAGCGATTCCAGGGGCTGGCGACCTTGCTGGCGCACCTGTGCCAACACGGCACGGCGGCGCTCGTTTAAGCCCATTATTTTCTTCACGTTGGCGACCACCTTAGGAACGAAAGCCTTTTTTTAGCAGGCGAAAGCCTGCCGCCATCAAACGAAAGCGTAGTGTCACGATGTTGTAAGGCGATGACAGTAGTGTGATCAGTGTTCACCTACTGGAGGTTTTACGATGTTGAAGCGCTCACTGTGTACTGCCGTTACGCTTGCAAGCTTTGCTCTATCGTCGTCACTGCTCGCTGATGACAAATTGGTGCTCTATACCAGCCAACCGAATAGCGATGCCCAGCAAACCGTGGATGCCTTTCAGGCCGCCTATCCTGATATTGAGGTGGAGTGGGTACGCGATGGCACCACTCGCCTGATGACTCGCCTACGCTCAGAGCTTTCCGCGGGTGTCAGCAATCCAGACGTACTATTAATCGCTGACAGCATGACCATGACCTCACTTAAGCAAGAGGGCCATTTGCAGGCTTACCTCAGCCCAGAGCGGGAGGCTTATGATGAGGCGCTATACGATCCGGAAGGCTACTTCTACGGCACCAAACTGATCACCACCGGGATTGTGTATAACACCGCTGCCGAACATCAGCCGCAGCGTTGGCAAGACCTGACGGGGCCTGACTATGAAGGCCTTGTCACAATGCCAAGCCCGCTCTATTCCGGCGCAGCGCTGATTCATATGGCAGCGCTGAGCGACCACCCCGACCTTGGAATGGGCTACTACGAGGCGCTGCAAGCTAATCGTGCAGAAGCCCAGGGCGGGAACGGCGGCGTGTTCAATGCCGTTGCGTCGGGCACGAAGCCCTACGGCATCGTGGTAGATTTTCTGCCGATTCGCGAGGCCGCCAAGGGGTCACCGGTTGAGTTTGTCTTCCCCACCGAGGGTGTTAGTGCGGTCACCGAGCCTGTCGCAATCATGCAGGGTGCTAACAACCCGGACGCCGCGCAGAAATTTGTCGATTTCGTGCTTTCCCAACAAGGCCAAGAACTCGTCAGCCAGCAGGGCTACTTGCCTGCCCACCCGACGGTTGCACCGCCTGAAGGTTTTCCCGCTCGTGACGCTATCCAGCTAATGCCGATCAATATTGAGCAAGCATTGGAGCAGGAAGAGACGTTGAAGCAGCGCTTTAGCGACCTGTTTGGCGGCTAACCATGACACCGTCGCTTAACGTTGGCAGCCAGCACCGCTGGCTGCTCAGCCTAATCACACTCACGGTGGTGCTATTAAGCCTAGCGCCTAGCCTGCGGCTACTGGCTGAGGCACTTA includes the following:
- a CDS encoding ABC transporter substrate-binding protein, which codes for MLKRSLCTAVTLASFALSSSLLADDKLVLYTSQPNSDAQQTVDAFQAAYPDIEVEWVRDGTTRLMTRLRSELSAGVSNPDVLLIADSMTMTSLKQEGHLQAYLSPEREAYDEALYDPEGYFYGTKLITTGIVYNTAAEHQPQRWQDLTGPDYEGLVTMPSPLYSGAALIHMAALSDHPDLGMGYYEALQANRAEAQGGNGGVFNAVASGTKPYGIVVDFLPIREAAKGSPVEFVFPTEGVSAVTEPVAIMQGANNPDAAQKFVDFVLSQQGQELVSQQGYLPAHPTVAPPEGFPARDAIQLMPINIEQALEQEETLKQRFSDLFGG